The genomic interval CTGATTTCATCTTCTTCATAAAAATCCTCTTCTACTTTTACTAATTTATTTGACATATCTTCTCCCCTTATTTATTATTATCCTTAAAATATCTATCTATTGCATCCTTCCAGTCTGGAATAGTTATTCCTAATTTTTCCTTTATTTTTTTACAACTTAATTTACTAAACTTTGGTCTTTCTGCAGGTAATCCTAAATCTTCTCTTTTTACTGCTATTAAATTCCCTTGCCAAGAAATTTTATCTAATATATATTTAGCTTCTTCATATTTTGAAGCTATTCCATCATTTGTAAAATGATAAATTCCATTTTCAGCTGAACTCTTCAATAGCTCCCAGCTATAGTGTGCTAAATCTTTAGAGTAAGTAGGAGATGAAATTTGATCATCTGTTACTTTTAATTCATTTTTTTCTTTAGATAATTCTATTATCTTATCAACAAAGTTCATACTAGCCTTACCAAATACCCAAGAAGTCCTTACTATATACATTTTTGAAGTTAATTCTGGATTAGCCATTACTTGTGACACTAGTAATTCTCCTTCATATTTAGCTTTTGCATAAGTTGATAGTGGATGTGGTTCATCTTCC from Fusobacterium pseudoperiodonticum carries:
- the rfbD gene encoding dTDP-4-dehydrorhamnose reductase — protein: MKLIFGANGKLGTDFKELLDSIGEKYIASDKDEIDITNGDFLRAYVQTMHQNYKIDTIINCAAYNYVDRAETEKELCYKLNAEAPATLANIAAEIGANYITYSSDFVFNGLLTSYLYGDTTGYTEEDEPHPLSTYAKAKYEGELLVSQVMANPELTSKMYIVRTSWVFGKASMNFVDKIIELSKEKNELKVTDDQISSPTYSKDLAHYSWELLKSSAENGIYHFTNDGIASKYEEAKYILDKISWQGNLIAVKREDLGLPAERPKFSKLSCKKIKEKLGITIPDWKDAIDRYFKDNNK